Proteins encoded together in one Micromonospora auratinigra window:
- the upp gene encoding uracil phosphoribosyltransferase: protein MDVHVIDHPLAQSRLTAMRDARTDSASFRAALRELTTMLVYEAARSFPVEKYPVQTPVTGTEGTRLANPPLLVPVLRAGLGMADAALDLLPESSMGFVGLARDEATYEPRAYMESLPRDLSGLPVLVLDPMLATGGSLEHCCRLLADRGCTDITVLCVLAAPVGIERLERSGLPLRLVTASIDEGLNDKMFIVPGLGDAGDRQFGGMPRF from the coding sequence GTGGACGTACACGTCATTGACCACCCGCTCGCCCAGTCGCGGCTGACCGCCATGCGGGACGCCCGGACCGACTCGGCGTCCTTCCGGGCCGCGCTGCGCGAACTCACCACCATGCTGGTGTACGAGGCCGCCCGCTCCTTCCCGGTCGAGAAGTACCCGGTGCAGACGCCGGTCACCGGGACCGAGGGCACCCGGCTGGCGAACCCGCCGCTGCTGGTGCCGGTGCTGCGGGCCGGTCTCGGCATGGCCGACGCCGCGCTCGACCTGCTGCCGGAGTCCTCGATGGGCTTCGTCGGCCTGGCCCGCGACGAGGCGACGTACGAGCCGCGCGCGTACATGGAGTCGCTGCCCCGCGACCTGAGCGGCCTGCCGGTGCTGGTGCTCGACCCGATGCTGGCCACCGGCGGCTCGCTGGAGCACTGCTGCCGGCTGCTCGCCGACCGGGGCTGCACCGACATCACCGTGCTCTGCGTCCTCGCCGCGCCCGTCGGCATCGAGCGGCTGGAGCGCAGCGGCCTGCCGCTGCGCCTGGTCACCGCCTCCATCGACGAGGGGCTGAACGACAAGATGTTCATCGTCCCCGGCCTCGGCGACGCCGGTGACCGGCAGTTCGGCGGCATGCCCCGCTTCTGA
- the deoC gene encoding deoxyribose-phosphate aldolase — protein sequence MTATATSARSDLSELGRSETALRTFLHGLPGVDQVGAEQRAAQLGTRSIKTTAKAQAIDLAIRMVDLTTLEGADTPGKVRALAAKALRPDPADPSCPHVGAVCVYPSMVPYVAEVLAGSQVHLASVATSFPSGQAPLEIRLADVRAAVAAGADEIDMVINRGAFLAGRYSEVHDEIVATKEACGDAHLKVILETGELATYDNVRRASWLAMVAGGDFIKTSTGKVPVAATLPVTLVMLEAVRDFRAATGRQVGVKPAGGIKTTKDAIKYLVMVNETVGPDWLDPDWFRFGASSLLNDLLMQRTKLTTGVYAGPDYFTLD from the coding sequence ATGACGGCGACAGCGACGTCGGCCCGGTCGGACCTCTCCGAGCTGGGACGATCCGAGACCGCTCTGCGGACCTTCCTGCACGGCCTGCCCGGCGTGGACCAGGTGGGCGCGGAGCAGCGGGCGGCACAACTCGGCACCCGCTCCATCAAGACCACCGCCAAGGCGCAGGCGATCGACCTGGCCATCCGGATGGTCGACCTGACCACCCTCGAAGGGGCCGACACCCCCGGCAAGGTGCGGGCGCTGGCCGCCAAGGCGCTGCGCCCCGACCCGGCCGACCCGTCCTGCCCGCACGTCGGCGCGGTCTGCGTCTACCCCTCGATGGTCCCGTACGTGGCCGAGGTGCTGGCCGGCTCCCAGGTGCACCTGGCCAGCGTGGCGACCTCCTTCCCGTCCGGGCAGGCCCCGCTGGAGATCAGGCTGGCGGACGTCCGGGCGGCCGTCGCCGCCGGCGCCGACGAGATCGACATGGTGATCAACCGGGGCGCGTTCCTGGCCGGCCGCTACTCCGAGGTCCACGACGAGATCGTGGCCACCAAGGAGGCCTGCGGGGACGCCCACCTCAAGGTGATCCTGGAGACCGGCGAGCTGGCCACCTACGACAACGTGCGGCGGGCCTCCTGGCTGGCGATGGTCGCCGGCGGCGACTTCATCAAGACCTCCACCGGCAAGGTGCCGGTCGCGGCCACCCTGCCGGTGACCCTGGTGATGCTGGAGGCGGTCCGCGACTTCCGCGCCGCCACGGGGCGGCAGGTCGGCGTGAAGCCGGCCGGCGGCATCAAGACCACCAAGGACGCGATCAAGTACCTGGTCATGGTCAACGAGACCGTCGGCCCGGACTGGCTGGACCCGGACTGGTTCCGCTTCGGCGCGTCCAGCCTGCTGAACGACCTGCTCATGCAGCGCACCAAGCTGACGACCGGCGTCTACGCCGGCCCCGACTACTTCACCCTGGACTGA
- a CDS encoding CU044_5270 family protein: MNTQQQVRDLLGPADPARDVIVPAPPLTAHDVIVRAEQTAPPPTRRRASRRTLLAGATAVVAATASAALVPILRRDPTPAGPTAQPAGIVLQPVGYEIAGDGEPAGPHLRALAAHLTDASYDRAGGRYAYQKSKSWGGMIEESPEGYLASFVDEYRTWTTSDGRRWSDRTVLDREFPDAASRDYWTRLTPRPAPSVTTPPGPREEPPYPALGRRLPTDRAALARLLRTDRPAGDVAKAVYDVYSDHLVPRRTRADILAVLAGVRGFVWRGRVVDRAGRPGLGVTADLVPPAGQQPERAQMLLVFDPATGELLAHEYLELAPHRRVLHYGLLLEGRRTDTLG, from the coding sequence ATGAACACCCAGCAGCAGGTCCGGGACCTCCTGGGCCCGGCCGACCCGGCCCGGGACGTGATCGTGCCGGCGCCGCCGCTCACCGCGCACGATGTGATCGTCCGCGCCGAACAGACCGCGCCGCCGCCGACCCGTCGACGCGCGAGCCGCCGTACCCTGCTCGCCGGCGCGACCGCCGTGGTGGCCGCGACCGCCTCCGCCGCGCTGGTGCCGATCCTGCGCCGCGATCCGACCCCCGCCGGACCGACCGCGCAGCCCGCCGGGATCGTGCTCCAGCCGGTCGGCTACGAGATCGCCGGCGACGGCGAGCCGGCCGGACCGCACCTGCGGGCGCTCGCCGCCCACCTCACCGACGCCTCCTACGACCGCGCGGGTGGCCGCTACGCCTACCAGAAGTCCAAGTCCTGGGGCGGGATGATCGAGGAGTCGCCCGAGGGGTATCTGGCCAGCTTCGTGGACGAGTACCGCACCTGGACGACGTCCGACGGACGCCGGTGGTCGGACCGGACGGTGCTGGACCGGGAGTTTCCCGACGCGGCGTCCCGGGACTACTGGACGAGGCTGACCCCGCGGCCCGCCCCGTCGGTGACCACGCCGCCCGGGCCGCGCGAGGAGCCCCCGTACCCGGCCCTCGGCCGGCGGCTGCCCACCGACCGGGCGGCGCTCGCCCGACTGCTCCGGACCGATCGACCGGCCGGCGACGTGGCCAAGGCGGTCTACGACGTCTACTCCGACCACCTGGTGCCGCGCCGGACCCGGGCCGACATCCTCGCCGTCCTGGCTGGCGTGCGCGGTTTCGTCTGGCGGGGTCGGGTGGTCGACCGGGCCGGCCGTCCGGGCCTCGGCGTGACCGCCGACCTGGTGCCGCCGGCCGGCCAGCAGCCGGAGCGGGCGCAGATGTTGCTGGTCTTCGACCCGGCCACCGGCGAGCTGCTCGCGCACGAGTACCTGGAACTGGCCCCGCACCGCCGGGTGCTGCACTACGGGCTGCTGCTGGAGGGCCGGCGCACCGACACACTCGGCTGA
- a CDS encoding GOLPH3/VPS74 family protein, with translation MTGVALAEELLLLAYDDETGKATMPRISLDLGMAAAVLVELALAGRIAYAEGSLAVVDPAPTGEPIADEVLARLAADTPHTPSSWVQRLRHGLRDRILGDLCGRGVVRDVEETELDFIHVHRYPSADPSVEADIRQRLATALTSGQLPDERTAALATLVAVLRMEPALGLTGAAAEDARKRLEEIASGAGFSGTVSLDDSVVRPSVSLVIAALGQAVDAALGKRP, from the coding sequence ATGACTGGTGTTGCGCTCGCGGAAGAGCTGCTGCTCCTCGCCTACGACGACGAAACCGGCAAAGCGACCATGCCCCGGATCAGCCTTGATCTCGGGATGGCCGCCGCGGTGCTGGTCGAGCTGGCCCTGGCCGGCCGGATCGCGTACGCCGAGGGTTCCCTGGCCGTCGTGGATCCGGCCCCGACCGGTGAGCCGATCGCCGACGAGGTCCTCGCCCGGCTCGCCGCCGACACCCCGCACACCCCGTCCTCGTGGGTCCAGCGGCTGCGGCACGGGTTGCGCGACCGGATCCTCGGTGACCTGTGCGGCCGGGGCGTGGTCCGCGACGTCGAGGAGACCGAGCTGGACTTCATCCACGTGCACCGGTACCCGTCCGCCGACCCCTCGGTGGAGGCCGACATCCGGCAGCGGCTGGCCACGGCGCTGACCAGCGGTCAGCTCCCCGACGAGCGGACCGCCGCGCTCGCCACCCTGGTGGCGGTGCTGCGGATGGAGCCGGCCCTCGGCCTGACCGGGGCCGCCGCCGAGGACGCCCGCAAGCGGCTGGAGGAGATCGCCAGCGGCGCCGGTTTCTCCGGCACGGTCAGCCTGGACGACAGCGTCGTCCGCCCCTCCGTGAGCCTGGTCATCGCCGCTCTCGGCCAGGCCGTCGACGCCGCCCTCGGCAAGCGCCCCTGA
- a CDS encoding aldehyde dehydrogenase family protein: MFEYAPAPESRSVVDIKPSYGLFVDGEFVDPVDGGSFKSVNPASEEVLAEVAEAGSEDVDRAVRAARTAYERVWGPMPGRDRAKYLFRIARIIQERSRELAVLESLDNGKPIKESRDVDLPLVAAHFFYYAGWADKLPYAGFGANPQPLGVAAQVIPWNFPLLMLAWKIAPALAAGNTVVLKPAETTPLTALLFAEICQQAELPAGVVNIVTGAGDTGRTLVEHPGVDKVAFTGSTEVGKAIARAVAGTRKKLTLELGGKAANIVYDDAPIDQAVEGIVNGIFFNQGHVCCAGSRLLVQESVADRVLESLKRRMAQLRVGDPLDKNTDIGAINSAAQLARIKELSDAGAAEGAQRWSPPCELPERGFWFAPTIFTGVTQAHRVAREEIFGPVLSVLTFRTPAEAVEKANNTPYGLSAGIWTDKGSRILWTADRLRAGVVWANTFNKFDPTSPFGGYKESGYGREGGRHGLEAYLNV, translated from the coding sequence ATGTTCGAATACGCCCCCGCCCCCGAGTCGCGCTCGGTGGTGGACATCAAGCCCTCGTACGGGCTCTTCGTCGACGGCGAGTTCGTCGACCCGGTCGACGGCGGCAGCTTCAAGTCGGTCAACCCCGCCTCCGAGGAGGTGCTCGCCGAGGTCGCCGAGGCCGGCAGCGAGGACGTGGACCGTGCGGTCCGCGCCGCCCGGACCGCGTACGAGCGGGTCTGGGGTCCGATGCCGGGCCGCGACCGGGCCAAGTACCTGTTCCGGATCGCCCGGATCATCCAGGAGCGCTCCCGCGAGCTGGCCGTGCTGGAGTCCCTGGACAACGGCAAGCCGATCAAGGAGTCGCGCGACGTCGACCTGCCCCTGGTCGCCGCGCACTTCTTCTACTACGCCGGCTGGGCCGACAAGCTGCCGTACGCCGGCTTCGGGGCGAACCCGCAGCCGCTCGGCGTGGCCGCGCAGGTCATCCCGTGGAACTTCCCGCTGCTCATGCTGGCCTGGAAGATCGCCCCGGCGCTCGCGGCCGGCAACACGGTGGTGCTGAAGCCGGCCGAGACGACCCCGCTGACCGCGCTGCTCTTCGCCGAGATCTGCCAGCAGGCCGAGCTGCCCGCCGGCGTGGTCAACATCGTCACCGGCGCCGGCGACACCGGCCGGACGCTGGTCGAGCACCCCGGCGTGGACAAGGTCGCCTTCACCGGCTCCACCGAGGTCGGCAAGGCCATCGCCCGCGCGGTCGCCGGCACCCGCAAGAAGCTCACCCTGGAGCTGGGCGGCAAGGCCGCCAACATCGTCTACGACGACGCCCCGATCGACCAGGCCGTCGAGGGAATCGTCAACGGCATCTTCTTCAACCAGGGGCACGTCTGCTGCGCCGGCTCCCGGCTGCTGGTCCAGGAGTCGGTCGCCGACCGGGTGCTGGAGTCGCTGAAGCGGCGGATGGCCCAGCTACGGGTCGGTGACCCGCTGGACAAGAACACCGACATCGGTGCGATCAACTCGGCCGCCCAGCTGGCCCGGATCAAGGAACTCTCCGACGCCGGCGCGGCCGAGGGCGCCCAGCGCTGGTCGCCGCCGTGCGAGCTGCCCGAGCGCGGCTTCTGGTTCGCGCCGACCATCTTCACCGGGGTCACCCAGGCACACCGGGTCGCCCGCGAGGAGATCTTCGGCCCGGTGCTCTCCGTGCTGACCTTCCGCACCCCGGCCGAGGCCGTGGAGAAGGCCAACAACACGCCGTACGGGCTGTCGGCCGGGATCTGGACCGACAAGGGTTCCCGGATCCTGTGGACCGCCGACCGGCTGCGCGCCGGTGTGGTCTGGGCCAACACGTTCAACAAGTTCGACCCCACCTCGCCGTTCGGCGGCTACAAGGAGTCGGGCTACGGCCGTGAGGGCGGCCGGCACGGGCTGGAGGCGTACCTCAATGTCTGA
- a CDS encoding phospho-sugar mutase, producing MAADTTDLDELREQARRWLDDDPDPTSRDELRAVLDGLPGSGPELADRFAGPLTFGTAGLRGPLRAGPNGMNLAVVTRAAAGLVGWLADQGGQGPLVIGYDARHGSRAFAERTAQVATGAGRPALLLPRPLPTPVLAYAVRHLGAVAGVMVTASHNPPQDNGYKVYLGASLGGELGAGAQIVPPADAGIEAAIRAVGPLARVPLGPAGEVLGDDLVTAYVQRAAEVVDPTGPRDLKVAYTPLHGVGATVLTAAFARAGFGVPGVVPEQAEPDPAFPTVSFPNPEEPGAVDRLVALAGAIGADLAIANDPDADRCAVAVPDGAGGWRMLRGDEVGALLADHLMRRGVTGLYATTIVSSSLLRAMCAARGLPYDETLTGFKWIVRAGGGAQPLVFGYEEALGYCVAPEHVRDKDGITAALTVAELAAGLKAQGRTLADRLDELAAEFGVHHTDQLSVRVDDLRVITDAMARIRAATPTELLGHPVTETSDLLPGADVVILRTDAARVVIRPSGTEPKLKAYLEVVEPVTDGDVPAARRRAQAAISALRTEIARALGL from the coding sequence ATGGCGGCGGATACCACTGATCTTGACGAACTGCGCGAACAGGCCCGGCGGTGGCTCGACGACGACCCCGACCCGACCAGCCGCGACGAGCTGCGGGCCGTGCTGGACGGGTTGCCCGGCAGCGGGCCCGAGCTGGCCGACCGGTTCGCCGGGCCGCTGACCTTCGGCACCGCCGGGCTGCGCGGCCCGCTGCGGGCCGGCCCCAACGGGATGAACCTGGCGGTGGTCACCCGGGCCGCCGCCGGGCTGGTCGGCTGGCTCGCCGACCAGGGCGGGCAGGGCCCGCTGGTCATCGGGTACGACGCGCGGCACGGCTCACGGGCCTTCGCCGAGCGCACCGCCCAGGTCGCCACCGGCGCCGGCCGGCCCGCGCTGCTGCTGCCCCGCCCGCTGCCCACCCCGGTGCTGGCGTACGCGGTGCGCCACCTCGGCGCGGTGGCCGGCGTGATGGTCACCGCCAGCCACAACCCGCCGCAGGACAACGGCTACAAGGTCTACCTGGGCGCCTCGCTCGGCGGGGAACTGGGCGCGGGCGCGCAGATCGTGCCGCCGGCCGACGCCGGCATCGAGGCCGCCATCCGGGCCGTCGGCCCGCTGGCCCGGGTGCCGCTCGGCCCGGCCGGCGAGGTGCTCGGCGACGACCTGGTCACCGCGTACGTGCAGCGGGCCGCCGAGGTGGTCGACCCGACCGGTCCCCGGGACCTCAAGGTGGCGTACACGCCGCTGCACGGGGTCGGGGCGACGGTGCTGACGGCGGCCTTCGCCCGGGCCGGGTTCGGCGTGCCGGGCGTGGTGCCGGAGCAGGCCGAGCCGGACCCGGCCTTCCCGACGGTCAGCTTCCCGAACCCGGAGGAGCCGGGCGCGGTGGACCGGCTGGTGGCGCTGGCCGGGGCGATCGGCGCGGACCTGGCCATCGCCAACGACCCGGACGCGGACCGCTGCGCGGTCGCCGTGCCGGACGGGGCGGGCGGCTGGCGGATGCTGCGCGGGGACGAGGTGGGCGCGCTGCTCGCCGACCACCTGATGCGGCGCGGCGTCACCGGCCTGTACGCCACCACCATCGTGTCGTCGTCCCTGCTGCGGGCGATGTGCGCCGCCCGGGGGCTGCCGTACGACGAGACGCTGACCGGGTTCAAGTGGATCGTCCGGGCCGGGGGCGGGGCGCAGCCGCTGGTCTTCGGCTACGAGGAGGCGCTCGGCTACTGCGTCGCCCCGGAGCACGTGCGGGACAAGGACGGCATCACCGCCGCGCTGACCGTCGCCGAGCTGGCCGCCGGCCTCAAGGCCCAGGGCCGCACGCTCGCCGACCGGCTGGACGAGTTGGCCGCCGAGTTCGGGGTGCACCACACGGATCAGCTCTCGGTCCGGGTGGACGACCTGCGGGTGATCACCGACGCGATGGCCCGGATCCGGGCCGCCACGCCGACGGAGCTGCTGGGGCACCCGGTCACCGAGACGTCCGACCTGCTCCCGGGGGCGGACGTGGTGATCCTGCGCACCGACGCCGCCCGGGTGGTGATCCGCCCCAGCGGCACCGAGCCGAAGCTCAAGGCGTACCTGGAGGTGGTGGAGCCGGTCACCGACGGCGACGTACCGGCGGCCCGCCGGCGCGCCCAGGCGGCGATCTCGGCCCTGCGCACCGAGATCGCCCGGGCCCTCGGTCTCTGA
- a CDS encoding RNA polymerase sigma factor, whose amino-acid sequence MEPVGERGEAWFTGLYAAHYPDIVRYGLRRLPDADAAAELAQDVFVVVWRRRGEVPEPALPWLYAVARHTVANRWRQGRGGPALLPLSEADQVPAGLVGPDAVAPVLDLHRALRGLPEADQEILRLVGWEDLSVADAATALGCTRSAAAVRLFRARRRLRSALATRPPRPDPRPASAHV is encoded by the coding sequence ATGGAACCCGTGGGTGAGCGGGGCGAGGCCTGGTTCACCGGCCTCTACGCCGCGCACTACCCGGACATCGTCCGGTACGGCCTGCGCCGGCTGCCGGACGCCGACGCCGCCGCCGAACTGGCCCAGGACGTCTTCGTGGTGGTCTGGCGGCGGCGCGGCGAGGTCCCCGAACCCGCCCTCCCGTGGCTCTACGCCGTCGCCCGGCACACCGTGGCCAACCGCTGGCGGCAGGGGCGTGGCGGGCCCGCCCTGCTCCCGCTCAGCGAGGCCGACCAGGTGCCGGCCGGGCTCGTCGGGCCGGACGCCGTGGCGCCGGTGCTCGACCTGCACCGGGCGCTGCGCGGGCTGCCCGAGGCCGACCAGGAGATCCTCCGGCTGGTCGGGTGGGAGGACCTCAGCGTCGCGGACGCGGCCACCGCCCTGGGCTGCACCCGGTCGGCCGCCGCGGTGCGGCTGTTCCGGGCCCGGCGTCGCCTGCGCTCCGCCCTCGCCACCCGTCCGCCCCGCCCCGATCCGCGGCCGGCGTCCGCCCATGTCTGA
- a CDS encoding serine/threonine-protein kinase, with the protein MTQIPTWSGGPVSPPAGRAAPGTTIGGRYSLRSPVGNGGMGTVWRATDTLLRRDVAVKEVVLPPGLAPSDRDAMYERTLREARAAAAIQHPAVVQVYDVVTEGGRPWIVMELLDARSLADMVIEDGPVAPRAVAKIGIALLGALEVAHAIGVLHRDVKPANVLICTDGRCVLTDFGVARMPTDVQLTTPGMVLGSPHFISPERAMGQDFGPPSDLFSLGVTLYTAVEGRPPFDKGDPIETMHAVVEDPPATPQRSGPLTGVLMGLLEKDPARRLDVHTARGMLRELLAGPLTSTATAVNSVTDPYAVVPVQRPAAPPPPAPEPKPSGQIGGRAMIGPGESLTDRLAALRRGERPGPAAAAGAAALDETSADALAGPLHTPTDAMPASEATQRITPDATQRIAPGAAPDATQRVGDGFAAATQRISTGQPDTTQPVYGRVVEATQPVYGGGQWSVPGTGQAWAGPAAPTATGGDRGKGLGGLVGTVKGWPRKLQLALAGGVAVLLLIGVIALTSGGDDQPAPIVTALPGGSAQAAPPVEMHEQSVKGVTLQVPKGWDKNTGGVFVDFVDPQQDGRKVRILAEEWDGTSVSWAEFASKNLRTRSKSCAKPYEQLAMTENTSLDGKPAAEFEYTCGDGATKRHGIWRGVVQDGKVYSFYLTANDANFAASKPIFDTMVNSFKLG; encoded by the coding sequence GTGACTCAGATCCCGACGTGGAGCGGCGGACCGGTCAGTCCCCCCGCTGGACGCGCGGCACCCGGCACCACCATCGGTGGTCGCTACTCGCTGCGCTCGCCGGTGGGCAACGGCGGCATGGGGACGGTCTGGCGTGCCACAGACACCCTGCTCCGCCGGGACGTGGCGGTCAAGGAGGTCGTCCTCCCGCCCGGCCTGGCCCCGAGCGACCGCGACGCGATGTACGAGCGCACCCTGCGCGAGGCCCGCGCCGCCGCCGCGATCCAGCACCCGGCGGTGGTCCAGGTGTACGACGTGGTGACCGAGGGTGGTCGCCCGTGGATCGTGATGGAGCTGCTCGACGCCCGCAGCCTCGCCGACATGGTGATCGAGGACGGGCCGGTCGCGCCCCGCGCGGTCGCCAAGATCGGCATCGCCCTGCTCGGCGCGCTGGAGGTGGCACACGCGATCGGCGTGCTGCACCGCGACGTCAAGCCGGCCAACGTGCTGATCTGCACCGACGGCCGCTGCGTGCTGACCGACTTCGGCGTCGCCCGGATGCCCACCGACGTGCAGCTCACCACGCCCGGCATGGTGCTCGGCTCACCGCACTTCATCTCGCCGGAGCGGGCCATGGGCCAGGACTTCGGCCCGCCCAGCGACCTCTTCTCGCTCGGCGTGACGCTCTACACCGCGGTCGAGGGCCGGCCCCCGTTCGACAAGGGCGACCCGATCGAGACCATGCACGCGGTGGTCGAGGACCCGCCGGCCACGCCCCAGCGCAGCGGCCCGCTGACCGGGGTGCTGATGGGCCTGCTGGAGAAGGATCCGGCCCGCCGGCTGGACGTGCACACCGCCCGGGGCATGCTGCGCGAGCTGCTCGCCGGCCCGCTGACCAGCACCGCCACCGCGGTCAACTCGGTCACCGACCCGTACGCGGTGGTGCCGGTGCAGCGCCCGGCCGCGCCCCCGCCGCCAGCCCCGGAGCCGAAGCCCTCCGGGCAGATCGGCGGCCGGGCGATGATCGGCCCCGGCGAGTCGTTGACCGACCGGCTGGCGGCCCTGCGCCGGGGCGAGCGCCCCGGACCGGCCGCGGCGGCCGGTGCCGCCGCCCTCGACGAGACCAGCGCCGACGCGCTGGCCGGTCCGCTGCACACCCCCACCGACGCGATGCCCGCGTCGGAGGCGACCCAGCGGATCACGCCGGACGCCACACAGCGGATCGCGCCCGGCGCGGCCCCGGACGCCACCCAACGCGTCGGCGACGGTTTCGCGGCGGCGACCCAGCGGATCAGCACCGGCCAGCCGGACACCACCCAGCCGGTCTACGGGCGGGTCGTCGAGGCCACCCAACCGGTCTACGGCGGCGGCCAGTGGTCGGTGCCGGGTACCGGGCAGGCGTGGGCCGGTCCGGCCGCCCCGACGGCCACCGGCGGCGACCGGGGCAAGGGCCTCGGCGGGCTCGTCGGCACGGTGAAGGGCTGGCCGCGCAAGCTCCAGCTCGCGCTGGCCGGTGGCGTGGCGGTGCTGCTGCTGATCGGCGTCATCGCGCTGACCAGCGGTGGCGACGACCAGCCGGCGCCGATCGTGACCGCACTGCCCGGCGGGTCGGCCCAGGCCGCGCCGCCGGTGGAGATGCACGAGCAGTCGGTCAAGGGCGTCACCCTCCAGGTGCCGAAGGGCTGGGACAAGAACACCGGCGGGGTCTTCGTCGACTTCGTCGACCCGCAGCAGGACGGCCGCAAGGTGCGCATCCTCGCCGAGGAGTGGGACGGCACGTCGGTCAGCTGGGCCGAGTTCGCCTCGAAGAACCTGCGGACCAGGAGCAAGTCCTGCGCCAAGCCGTACGAGCAGCTCGCCATGACGGAGAACACGTCGCTCGACGGCAAGCCGGCCGCCGAGTTCGAGTACACCTGCGGCGACGGTGCCACCAAGCGGCACGGCATCTGGCGGGGCGTGGTGCAGGACGGCAAGGTCTACTCGTTCTACCTGACCGCCAACGACGCCAACTTCGCCGCCAGCAAGCCGATCTTCGACACGATGGTGAACTCGTTCAAGCTCGGCTGA
- a CDS encoding acyl-CoA mutase large subunit family protein, which yields MSEARSSESGFPIKGVYTAEDLPGELPERSGAPGEFPYTRGVYPTMYTSRPWTMRQYAGFGTATESNARYHQLLRAGTMGLSVAFDLPTQMGYDSDDPIAHGEVGKVGVAIDSIEDMRLLFDGIPLDKVSTSMTINAPGSVLLLLYQLVAEESGVPGAALNGTIQNDILKEYIARGTYIFPPKPSLRLVADTFAYCRSEVPKWNTISISGYHMAEAGATPAQEIAFTLANGVEYVRAALAAGLAVDDFAPRLSFFFVARTTLLEEVAKFRAARRIWARLMRDQFGARNPKSMMLRFHTQTAGVQLTAQQPEVNLVRVAIQGLGAVLGGTQSLHTNSFDEAIALPTEKAARLALRTQQVLAYETDLTATVDPFAGSYVVEAMTAEIEAAATELMERVADHGSAVDAIEAGFQKREIEQSAYRIAQEIDSGERVVVGLNRFRIDEEEPYEPLRVDPAIEAAQGERLAKLRAERDSGAVERALAELRAAAEGDTNVLYPMKEALRARATVGEVCGTLRDVWGTYRPSDRF from the coding sequence ATGAGCGAAGCGCGGTCGAGCGAGTCGGGTTTCCCGATCAAGGGTGTCTACACGGCGGAGGATCTGCCCGGCGAGTTGCCGGAGCGGTCGGGCGCCCCCGGCGAGTTCCCGTACACCCGCGGGGTCTACCCGACGATGTACACCTCGCGTCCGTGGACCATGCGGCAGTACGCCGGCTTCGGCACCGCCACCGAGTCCAACGCGCGCTACCACCAGCTGCTGCGCGCCGGCACCATGGGTCTCTCCGTCGCCTTCGACCTGCCCACCCAGATGGGGTACGACTCCGACGACCCGATCGCGCACGGCGAGGTGGGCAAGGTCGGGGTCGCCATCGACTCCATCGAGGACATGCGGCTGCTCTTCGACGGCATCCCGCTGGACAAGGTCTCCACCTCGATGACCATCAACGCGCCCGGCTCGGTGCTGCTCCTGCTCTACCAGCTCGTCGCGGAGGAGTCCGGGGTGCCGGGGGCGGCGCTCAACGGCACCATCCAGAACGACATCCTCAAGGAGTACATCGCCCGGGGGACGTACATCTTCCCGCCGAAGCCGTCGCTGCGGCTGGTCGCCGACACCTTCGCGTACTGCCGCTCCGAGGTGCCGAAGTGGAACACCATCTCCATCTCCGGCTACCACATGGCGGAGGCCGGCGCGACGCCCGCGCAGGAGATCGCGTTCACGCTGGCCAACGGCGTCGAGTACGTCCGCGCCGCGCTCGCCGCCGGGCTGGCCGTGGACGACTTCGCGCCCCGGCTGTCGTTCTTCTTCGTCGCCCGCACCACGCTGCTGGAGGAGGTCGCCAAGTTCCGGGCGGCCCGGCGCATCTGGGCCCGCCTGATGCGCGACCAGTTCGGGGCGCGCAACCCGAAGTCGATGATGCTGCGGTTCCACACCCAGACCGCCGGCGTGCAGCTCACCGCCCAGCAGCCGGAGGTGAACCTGGTCCGGGTGGCGATCCAGGGCCTGGGCGCGGTGCTCGGCGGCACCCAGTCGCTGCACACCAACAGCTTCGACGAGGCCATCGCGCTGCCCACCGAGAAGGCGGCCCGGCTGGCGCTGCGCACCCAGCAGGTGCTGGCGTACGAGACGGACCTGACCGCGACGGTGGATCCGTTCGCCGGCTCGTACGTGGTGGAGGCGATGACCGCCGAGATCGAGGCGGCGGCGACCGAGCTGATGGAGCGGGTGGCGGACCACGGTTCGGCGGTGGACGCGATCGAGGCCGGCTTCCAGAAGCGGGAGATCGAGCAGTCCGCGTACCGGATCGCGCAGGAGATCGACTCCGGCGAGCGGGTGGTGGTGGGTCTCAACCGGTTCCGGATCGACGAGGAGGAGCCGTACGAGCCGCTGCGGGTGGACCCGGCGATCGAGGCGGCGCAGGGGGAGCGGCTGGCGAAGCTGCGGGCCGAGCGGGACTCCGGCGCGGTGGAGCGGGCCCTGGCCGAGCTGCGGGCCGCCGCCGAGGGGGACACGAACGTGCTCTACCCGATGAAGGAGGCGCTGCGCGCCCGGGCCACGGTCGGCGAGGTCTGCGGGACGCTGCGCGACGTGTGGGGGACGTACCGGCCGAGCGACCGCTTCTGA